One Eriocheir sinensis breed Jianghai 21 chromosome 32, ASM2467909v1, whole genome shotgun sequence genomic region harbors:
- the LOC127006172 gene encoding tyrosine-protein kinase SRK2-like isoform X3: MGQNLCCPKKGHPAPPHQPFMDLGKTDGAAMTPPHGTTGGGPNPRYYPEPARGGGRAPYNSQQHGVDVIRSNSSQGLPAHGWTQHSSHMRMRKESEPGTPSTPSRGGRIVLAMYKFQGRSNGELSFEKGDRMEIINDADADWWLARHLTRHIEGYIPKNYVASASSLECQDWYFGKIARKEAEKLLMARGNLRGTFLIRMSEQTSHGYSLSIRVSGDWDTNKGEHVKHYRIKVTDGGSYFITSTQAFRTLNDLVDAYKKNNYGLACLLQYPCPRPQPQKWDLSRETKDQWEIDRTALTMIKKLGQGSFGEVWYGMWNNSNEVAIKTLKQGAMSPEAFLEEARIMKQLRHRNILVLYAVCTKEEPILIVTEYMCNGALLDLLRNEGERTLKLNDLIYVATQVAAGMAYLESLLLLHRDLAARNVLVGESLLCKVADFGLARIVEGEDYCPSTCNKFPVKWTAPEAMLYNRFTIKSDVWSFGVLLMEVITYGANPYPGMNNREVIERVQAGYRMAKPPRCPDELYKAMLHCWNKDPDMRPTFDFLHHFFDDFQVSSEG, encoded by the exons ATGGGCCAGAACTTGTGTTGCCCCAAGAAGGGCCACCCGGCCCCCCCTCACCAGCCATTTATGGACTTAG gtaAGACTGACGGGGCGGCCATGACCCCGCCCCATGGCACCACCGGCGGCGGGCCAAACCCTCGGTACTACCCGGAGCCAGCACGCGGGGGTGGCCGGGCGCCCTACAACTCACAGCAGCACGGCGTCGATGTTATACGCTCAAACTCTAGCcagg GTCTTCCCGCTCATGGATGGACTCAACACAGTAGTCATATGCGCATGAGGAAAGAGTCAG AGCCCGGCACGCCATCGACTCCCTCGCGTGGCGGCCGTATTGTCCTAGCCATGTACAAGTTCCAGGGGCGCAGCAATGGCGAGCTCTCCTTTGAGAAGGGCGACAGGATGGAGATTATCAATGATGC ggACGCTGACTGGTGGTTGGCTCGACACTTAACAAGGCACATCGAGGGATACATACCCAAGAACTATGTGGCCTCAGCATCATCCCTAGAGTGCCAAGA CTGGTACTTTGGCAAGATAGCGCGCAAGGAGGCCGAGAAGCTATTAATGGCACGCGGAAACCTTCGGGGCACCTTCCTGATCCGCATGTCCGAGCAGACCAGTCACGGGTATTCTCTCAGCATAAGGGTGAGTGGA gaTTGGGACACAAACAAGGGTGAGCACGTGAAGCATTACCGCATCAAGGTGACCGACGGCGGCAGCTACTTCATCACCTCCACGCAGGCCTTCAGGACACTCAACGACCTTGTGGACGCCTACAAGA AAAATAACTATGGCCTGGCGTGTCTGCTGCAGTACCCGTGTCCCAGGCCTCAGCCACAGAAATGGGACTTGTCACGCGAAACCAAAGACCAGTGGGAGATTGACCGTACAGCGCTCACCATGATCAAGAAACTGGGGCAGGGCTCATTTGGTGAAGTGTGGTAtg GCATGTGGAACAATTCAAACGAGGTAGCCATCAAGACCCTGAAGCAAGGTGCGATGAGCCCCGAGGCATTCCTGGAGGAGGCGCGGATCATGAAGCAGCTCCGGCACCGCAACATCCTGGTCCTGTACGCCGTCTGCACCAAAGAGGAGCCGATACTCATCGTGACGGAGTACATGTGCAACGGCGCCCTACTGGACCTCCTGCGGAACGAGGGGGAGAGGACACTCAAGCTGAACGACCTCATATATGTGGCGACACAg gtGGCTGCTGGCATGGCATACTTGGAGAGCTTGCTGCTGCTGCATCGCGACTTGGCGGCACGGAATGTTTTGGTTGGGGAGTCGCTGCTCTGCAAAGTTGCCGATTTTGGTCTTGCGAGAATAGTTGAAGGGGAGGACTACTGCCCGAGTACCT GTAACAAGTTCCCGGTGAAGTGGACAGCCCCCGAGGCCATGCTGTACAATCGCTTCACAATCAAGTCGGACGTGTGGTCGTTTGGCGTCCTCCTCATGGAAGTCATTACCTATGGGGCCAATCCTTACCCAG GCATGAACAACAGGGAGGTCATCGAGAGGGTGCAGGCTGGTTATCGCATGGCCAAGCCGCCGCGCTGCCCGGACGAGCTGTACAAGGCCATGCTTCACTGCTGGAACAAGGACCCTGACATGCGACCAACCTTCGACTTCCTCCATCACTTCTTTGACGATTTCCAAGTCTCGTCCGAG GGATGA
- the LOC127006172 gene encoding tyrosine-protein kinase SRK2-like isoform X1 — translation MGQNLCCPKKGHPAPPHQPFMDLGKTDGAAMTPPHGTTGGGPNPRYYPEPARGGGRAPYNSQQHGVDVIRSNSSQGLPAHGWTQHSSHMRMRKESEPGTPSTPSRGGRIVLAMYKFQGRSNGELSFEKGDRMEIINDADADWWLARHLTRHIEGYIPKNYVASASSLECQDWYFGKIARKEAEKLLMARGNLRGTFLIRMSEQTSHGYSLSIRVSGDWDTNKGEHVKHYRIKVTDGGSYFITSTQAFRTLNDLVDAYKKNNYGLACLLQYPCPRPQPQKWDLSRETKDQWEIDRTALTMIKKLGQGSFGEVWYGMWNNSNEVAIKTLKQGAMSPEAFLEEARIMKQLRHRNILVLYAVCTKEEPILIVTEYMCNGALLDLLRNEGERTLKLNDLIYVATQVAAGMAYLESLLLLHRDLAARNVLVGESLLCKVADFGLARIVEGEDYCPSTCNKFPVKWTAPEAMLYNRFTIKSDVWSFGVLLMEVITYGANPYPGMNNREVIERVQAGYRMAKPPRCPDELYKAMLHCWNKDPDMRPTFDFLHHFFDDFQVSSEVPYRDIHD, via the exons ATGGGCCAGAACTTGTGTTGCCCCAAGAAGGGCCACCCGGCCCCCCCTCACCAGCCATTTATGGACTTAG gtaAGACTGACGGGGCGGCCATGACCCCGCCCCATGGCACCACCGGCGGCGGGCCAAACCCTCGGTACTACCCGGAGCCAGCACGCGGGGGTGGCCGGGCGCCCTACAACTCACAGCAGCACGGCGTCGATGTTATACGCTCAAACTCTAGCcagg GTCTTCCCGCTCATGGATGGACTCAACACAGTAGTCATATGCGCATGAGGAAAGAGTCAG AGCCCGGCACGCCATCGACTCCCTCGCGTGGCGGCCGTATTGTCCTAGCCATGTACAAGTTCCAGGGGCGCAGCAATGGCGAGCTCTCCTTTGAGAAGGGCGACAGGATGGAGATTATCAATGATGC ggACGCTGACTGGTGGTTGGCTCGACACTTAACAAGGCACATCGAGGGATACATACCCAAGAACTATGTGGCCTCAGCATCATCCCTAGAGTGCCAAGA CTGGTACTTTGGCAAGATAGCGCGCAAGGAGGCCGAGAAGCTATTAATGGCACGCGGAAACCTTCGGGGCACCTTCCTGATCCGCATGTCCGAGCAGACCAGTCACGGGTATTCTCTCAGCATAAGGGTGAGTGGA gaTTGGGACACAAACAAGGGTGAGCACGTGAAGCATTACCGCATCAAGGTGACCGACGGCGGCAGCTACTTCATCACCTCCACGCAGGCCTTCAGGACACTCAACGACCTTGTGGACGCCTACAAGA AAAATAACTATGGCCTGGCGTGTCTGCTGCAGTACCCGTGTCCCAGGCCTCAGCCACAGAAATGGGACTTGTCACGCGAAACCAAAGACCAGTGGGAGATTGACCGTACAGCGCTCACCATGATCAAGAAACTGGGGCAGGGCTCATTTGGTGAAGTGTGGTAtg GCATGTGGAACAATTCAAACGAGGTAGCCATCAAGACCCTGAAGCAAGGTGCGATGAGCCCCGAGGCATTCCTGGAGGAGGCGCGGATCATGAAGCAGCTCCGGCACCGCAACATCCTGGTCCTGTACGCCGTCTGCACCAAAGAGGAGCCGATACTCATCGTGACGGAGTACATGTGCAACGGCGCCCTACTGGACCTCCTGCGGAACGAGGGGGAGAGGACACTCAAGCTGAACGACCTCATATATGTGGCGACACAg gtGGCTGCTGGCATGGCATACTTGGAGAGCTTGCTGCTGCTGCATCGCGACTTGGCGGCACGGAATGTTTTGGTTGGGGAGTCGCTGCTCTGCAAAGTTGCCGATTTTGGTCTTGCGAGAATAGTTGAAGGGGAGGACTACTGCCCGAGTACCT GTAACAAGTTCCCGGTGAAGTGGACAGCCCCCGAGGCCATGCTGTACAATCGCTTCACAATCAAGTCGGACGTGTGGTCGTTTGGCGTCCTCCTCATGGAAGTCATTACCTATGGGGCCAATCCTTACCCAG GCATGAACAACAGGGAGGTCATCGAGAGGGTGCAGGCTGGTTATCGCATGGCCAAGCCGCCGCGCTGCCCGGACGAGCTGTACAAGGCCATGCTTCACTGCTGGAACAAGGACCCTGACATGCGACCAACCTTCGACTTCCTCCATCACTTCTTTGACGATTTCCAAGTCTCGTCCGAGGTGCCATATCGCGACATCCACGATTAG
- the LOC127006172 gene encoding tyrosine-protein kinase Src64B-like isoform X4, whose product MGQNLCCPKKGHPAPPHQPFMDLGLPAHGWTQHSSHMRMRKESEPGTPSTPSRGGRIVLAMYKFQGRSNGELSFEKGDRMEIINDADADWWLARHLTRHIEGYIPKNYVASASSLECQDWYFGKIARKEAEKLLMARGNLRGTFLIRMSEQTSHGYSLSIRVSGDWDTNKGEHVKHYRIKVTDGGSYFITSTQAFRTLNDLVDAYKKNNYGLACLLQYPCPRPQPQKWDLSRETKDQWEIDRTALTMIKKLGQGSFGEVWYGMWNNSNEVAIKTLKQGAMSPEAFLEEARIMKQLRHRNILVLYAVCTKEEPILIVTEYMCNGALLDLLRNEGERTLKLNDLIYVATQVAAGMAYLESLLLLHRDLAARNVLVGESLLCKVADFGLARIVEGEDYCPSTCNKFPVKWTAPEAMLYNRFTIKSDVWSFGVLLMEVITYGANPYPGMNNREVIERVQAGYRMAKPPRCPDELYKAMLHCWNKDPDMRPTFDFLHHFFDDFQVSSEVPYRDIHD is encoded by the exons ATGGGCCAGAACTTGTGTTGCCCCAAGAAGGGCCACCCGGCCCCCCCTCACCAGCCATTTATGGACTTAG GTCTTCCCGCTCATGGATGGACTCAACACAGTAGTCATATGCGCATGAGGAAAGAGTCAG AGCCCGGCACGCCATCGACTCCCTCGCGTGGCGGCCGTATTGTCCTAGCCATGTACAAGTTCCAGGGGCGCAGCAATGGCGAGCTCTCCTTTGAGAAGGGCGACAGGATGGAGATTATCAATGATGC ggACGCTGACTGGTGGTTGGCTCGACACTTAACAAGGCACATCGAGGGATACATACCCAAGAACTATGTGGCCTCAGCATCATCCCTAGAGTGCCAAGA CTGGTACTTTGGCAAGATAGCGCGCAAGGAGGCCGAGAAGCTATTAATGGCACGCGGAAACCTTCGGGGCACCTTCCTGATCCGCATGTCCGAGCAGACCAGTCACGGGTATTCTCTCAGCATAAGGGTGAGTGGA gaTTGGGACACAAACAAGGGTGAGCACGTGAAGCATTACCGCATCAAGGTGACCGACGGCGGCAGCTACTTCATCACCTCCACGCAGGCCTTCAGGACACTCAACGACCTTGTGGACGCCTACAAGA AAAATAACTATGGCCTGGCGTGTCTGCTGCAGTACCCGTGTCCCAGGCCTCAGCCACAGAAATGGGACTTGTCACGCGAAACCAAAGACCAGTGGGAGATTGACCGTACAGCGCTCACCATGATCAAGAAACTGGGGCAGGGCTCATTTGGTGAAGTGTGGTAtg GCATGTGGAACAATTCAAACGAGGTAGCCATCAAGACCCTGAAGCAAGGTGCGATGAGCCCCGAGGCATTCCTGGAGGAGGCGCGGATCATGAAGCAGCTCCGGCACCGCAACATCCTGGTCCTGTACGCCGTCTGCACCAAAGAGGAGCCGATACTCATCGTGACGGAGTACATGTGCAACGGCGCCCTACTGGACCTCCTGCGGAACGAGGGGGAGAGGACACTCAAGCTGAACGACCTCATATATGTGGCGACACAg gtGGCTGCTGGCATGGCATACTTGGAGAGCTTGCTGCTGCTGCATCGCGACTTGGCGGCACGGAATGTTTTGGTTGGGGAGTCGCTGCTCTGCAAAGTTGCCGATTTTGGTCTTGCGAGAATAGTTGAAGGGGAGGACTACTGCCCGAGTACCT GTAACAAGTTCCCGGTGAAGTGGACAGCCCCCGAGGCCATGCTGTACAATCGCTTCACAATCAAGTCGGACGTGTGGTCGTTTGGCGTCCTCCTCATGGAAGTCATTACCTATGGGGCCAATCCTTACCCAG GCATGAACAACAGGGAGGTCATCGAGAGGGTGCAGGCTGGTTATCGCATGGCCAAGCCGCCGCGCTGCCCGGACGAGCTGTACAAGGCCATGCTTCACTGCTGGAACAAGGACCCTGACATGCGACCAACCTTCGACTTCCTCCATCACTTCTTTGACGATTTCCAAGTCTCGTCCGAGGTGCCATATCGCGACATCCACGATTAG
- the LOC127006172 gene encoding tyrosine-protein kinase SRK2-like isoform X2, translated as MGQNLCCPKKGHPAPPHQPFMDLGKTDGAAMTPPHGTTGGGPNPRYYPEPARGGGRAPYNSQQHGVDVIRSNSSQGLPAHGWTQHSSHMRMRKESEPGTPSTPSRGGRIVLAMYKFQGRSNGELSFEKGDRMEIINDADADWWLARHLTRHIEGYIPKNYVASASSLECQDWYFGKIARKEAEKLLMARGNLRGTFLIRMSEQTSHGYSLSIRDWDTNKGEHVKHYRIKVTDGGSYFITSTQAFRTLNDLVDAYKKNNYGLACLLQYPCPRPQPQKWDLSRETKDQWEIDRTALTMIKKLGQGSFGEVWYGMWNNSNEVAIKTLKQGAMSPEAFLEEARIMKQLRHRNILVLYAVCTKEEPILIVTEYMCNGALLDLLRNEGERTLKLNDLIYVATQVAAGMAYLESLLLLHRDLAARNVLVGESLLCKVADFGLARIVEGEDYCPSTCNKFPVKWTAPEAMLYNRFTIKSDVWSFGVLLMEVITYGANPYPGMNNREVIERVQAGYRMAKPPRCPDELYKAMLHCWNKDPDMRPTFDFLHHFFDDFQVSSEVPYRDIHD; from the exons ATGGGCCAGAACTTGTGTTGCCCCAAGAAGGGCCACCCGGCCCCCCCTCACCAGCCATTTATGGACTTAG gtaAGACTGACGGGGCGGCCATGACCCCGCCCCATGGCACCACCGGCGGCGGGCCAAACCCTCGGTACTACCCGGAGCCAGCACGCGGGGGTGGCCGGGCGCCCTACAACTCACAGCAGCACGGCGTCGATGTTATACGCTCAAACTCTAGCcagg GTCTTCCCGCTCATGGATGGACTCAACACAGTAGTCATATGCGCATGAGGAAAGAGTCAG AGCCCGGCACGCCATCGACTCCCTCGCGTGGCGGCCGTATTGTCCTAGCCATGTACAAGTTCCAGGGGCGCAGCAATGGCGAGCTCTCCTTTGAGAAGGGCGACAGGATGGAGATTATCAATGATGC ggACGCTGACTGGTGGTTGGCTCGACACTTAACAAGGCACATCGAGGGATACATACCCAAGAACTATGTGGCCTCAGCATCATCCCTAGAGTGCCAAGA CTGGTACTTTGGCAAGATAGCGCGCAAGGAGGCCGAGAAGCTATTAATGGCACGCGGAAACCTTCGGGGCACCTTCCTGATCCGCATGTCCGAGCAGACCAGTCACGGGTATTCTCTCAGCATAAGG gaTTGGGACACAAACAAGGGTGAGCACGTGAAGCATTACCGCATCAAGGTGACCGACGGCGGCAGCTACTTCATCACCTCCACGCAGGCCTTCAGGACACTCAACGACCTTGTGGACGCCTACAAGA AAAATAACTATGGCCTGGCGTGTCTGCTGCAGTACCCGTGTCCCAGGCCTCAGCCACAGAAATGGGACTTGTCACGCGAAACCAAAGACCAGTGGGAGATTGACCGTACAGCGCTCACCATGATCAAGAAACTGGGGCAGGGCTCATTTGGTGAAGTGTGGTAtg GCATGTGGAACAATTCAAACGAGGTAGCCATCAAGACCCTGAAGCAAGGTGCGATGAGCCCCGAGGCATTCCTGGAGGAGGCGCGGATCATGAAGCAGCTCCGGCACCGCAACATCCTGGTCCTGTACGCCGTCTGCACCAAAGAGGAGCCGATACTCATCGTGACGGAGTACATGTGCAACGGCGCCCTACTGGACCTCCTGCGGAACGAGGGGGAGAGGACACTCAAGCTGAACGACCTCATATATGTGGCGACACAg gtGGCTGCTGGCATGGCATACTTGGAGAGCTTGCTGCTGCTGCATCGCGACTTGGCGGCACGGAATGTTTTGGTTGGGGAGTCGCTGCTCTGCAAAGTTGCCGATTTTGGTCTTGCGAGAATAGTTGAAGGGGAGGACTACTGCCCGAGTACCT GTAACAAGTTCCCGGTGAAGTGGACAGCCCCCGAGGCCATGCTGTACAATCGCTTCACAATCAAGTCGGACGTGTGGTCGTTTGGCGTCCTCCTCATGGAAGTCATTACCTATGGGGCCAATCCTTACCCAG GCATGAACAACAGGGAGGTCATCGAGAGGGTGCAGGCTGGTTATCGCATGGCCAAGCCGCCGCGCTGCCCGGACGAGCTGTACAAGGCCATGCTTCACTGCTGGAACAAGGACCCTGACATGCGACCAACCTTCGACTTCCTCCATCACTTCTTTGACGATTTCCAAGTCTCGTCCGAGGTGCCATATCGCGACATCCACGATTAG